A segment of the Carassius carassius chromosome 21, fCarCar2.1, whole genome shotgun sequence genome:
ggtcaggagagttggcaggccaattgagcacagtaataccatggtcagtaaaccatttaccagtggttttggcactgtgagcaggtgccaggtcgtgctgaaaaacaaaatcttcatctccataaagcttttcagcagatggaagcatgaagtgctccaaaatctcctgatagctagctgcattgaccctgcccttgataaaacacagtggaccaacaccagcagctgacatggcaccccagaccatcactgactgtgggtacttgacactggacttcaggcattttggcatttccttctccccagtcttcctccagactctggcaccttgatttccgaatgacatgcaaaatttgtccaaaagtccagtgctgcttctctgtagcccaggtcaggcgcttctgccgctgtttctggttcaaaagtggcttgacctggggaatacggcacctgtagcccatttcctgcacacgcctgtgcacggtggctctggatgtttctactccagactcagtccactgcttccgcaggtcccccaaggtctggaatcggtccttctccacaatcttcctcagggtccggtcacctcttctcgttgtgcagcgttttttgcaacACTTttccttcccactgaggtgccttgatacagcactctgggaacagcctgttcattcagaaatttctttctgtgtcttaccctcttgcttgagggtgtcaatgatggccttctggtcagcagtcttacccatgattgcggttttgagtaatgaaccaggctgggagtttttaaaagcctcaggaatcttttgcaagTGTTAATtagtttagagttaattagttgattcagatgattaggttaatagcttgtttagagaaccttttcatgatatgctaattttttgagataggaattttgggttttcatgagctgtatgccaaaatcatcagtattaaaacaataaaagacctgaaatatttcagttggtgtgcaatgaatctaatatatatatatatatatatatatatatatctgacagtcccaaaaccggacaccgccacatcgtgtTACATGGTTCGAGAACACTTCCTGGTTCATATCTGCTCACAACAAAactgaaacacctctgtacacacgaaatatccgaataataaacccgcgattacgatagaaaagcttggtatgagattttcttgagatctggggcattttataaaaaatataaaaaatgtacatcggaaatgctaacttgtgcagcgatgaaaaaggctacaaatagcatttttacaacagtaaatgaccaaattccacccgtgatcACAAAAGgatattacaaacactcgatcggggttcaaagtgagttttgagtaaaagtttactaataatttaataaattgtctgatgtagcttgatgctaatgttagctctaatgctactaatagcaggtgcatttattcttcataatgcatttctgtcacaataattcacgtaaggtcgtaagaaaatgttttgttgtattttcataataagacttttgataaataagggctaaatgcatacagaaactgaagtgagatcgctgctttgttgctttgtaaacattgaaattccacaaaaaaggctgataaaggtggaataaaaacaaaagaataatgataaaagaataatgcggataatgtgtcatacctggcggaggtgtgaaagactcgtttggtgagaacaatagaaccatGAATCGGGGAgttttcacaaccaaacacacataaagagcacacaggagtgtttacatgtgagatcttacagagatgaaaagtgccataaatcaatctgattagccttctctaaaaaatgttgattatgtatctagtcagaaagaatcatgagcagaaacctttttattttgggtatgtcatttctgtctccatgccaaaaaacgggggtgactggtaaggggttaaataGTATAAGGTTACATAGTATGAACTATATACAGTCAAATATAAAATTGTTTGACAATGTAGTTCATATAGGTAATTCAATTCCAAAATAAGCTTCAGTTCCCAGAAAATTCACAAGATAAAAATGCTGAAACTTTAAAGGCCatctttcaatataattttataacttaatttatacagaatattgtatgaaaatgtaaatttaaaaagacgtacataagaatacatatgttttacaacACCCACGGGCAGAAATTAAGGAAAAAAAGTGCCTATTCTAAGCTACGCGCCAAAAAAAACCGCCTTTTCCCAGAGAACGCGTCATATGACGTAACGACAGGCAAACATAGGCGCTGCAGCCCTGGTTCTCAGTGTGGGTTTACGTAGTCTGAGAGGtggaaacagaaaatagagattgtcgttatcgttattatagttatagtaggtttgagttgtcacaatggtgaattcttgtgtttgttttggatgcaacaactccaacttgtctggccatcgggtccaccgatttccaaacaagaaacacaaagattTCCGTGCTTGGATACGTTTCGTCCAGGCAAAGAGAAGCAATTTCGCTGCCTCCTCGTTGACTAGACACACGGTGGTATGTGAAAAACACTTCACACCGGACAGCTACAACCAAGGAGATCTTATGGAATTTCGCATGGGATTTCGACGAAAAGAGTGGGTTAGGCTGGCAAATGGAGCTGTGCCATCGGTGCATGCAAGTCCACCTGCAAAATCTGGCGGGAGTGAAGAGTCTAACGTTAATGTTAGCACTAGCAGAGAATCTGTGCGTCGAAAACGGGAGCTTTGCACAGTAAGTCTTATAATACCATATACAAATTGTTGCATCGAAATGTAGCTCTGCATGTAATctctgcaaatgtatttttctttacgTTATAATGGATTAGTCTTGGCATGGCACGAAAGCCCGCCTAGCTGCCGTCAGCTTACTCTTGTTACACCCCGTGAGGCTGCACATGAGCCTCCTGCcacttattttattgagctattaagacagggttccagaaaatttaattttttttaattacaattttatgtggTCGCATTCGCATATTACTACTCGGTTAAATTCACGCATGAATTTTcctgcatttaacttgttttagcgcccgccaaattgatttttttgtcccgccaaagtcttatttgatcggtgagtaatGTAGATGAAACGCTGCCCTTGTGACAGGGCGCATGTTTGACTGAAAGAAAGAGCGCGCACTTTTCACCGTCTCCAAAACGCATCCAAGTAATTCTTTACAATATTAGTTTTCTTAGTTAAATCGGATTTGCCTTGGTTTTCTTTGACTAATCGAAGCTGGTATCAACAAGGCACATGCAAGGGAATGCAGCTCGGGACTAACGtactttaaaaagattttgaaaagattaacagtcttttaaataatgcatgaatgggggattttcatgaaaggactacattttttagagttcaAAGTTGTGATCTCGGTCTGTTTTCAGATTATGGGAGAGAGTGCTGCCAGCAAAGACGGGGCGGGTGCAACTGCCACTTCAGATCCTGATGGAGATGGAGACATCTCTACAATGGACCCTGACCCAGAACTGGTCCATCGTGGATCACAGTGCAACATAAGATGTTTACATCGTTCATTAGGTAGTTAGCTTATATATCTAGCATTCAACATACATGCCATAAACAATCACAAATAAGGATTACGTCAAAAAATTTCATGATCTCCATGGTTACTATTTTGTCATTTCCACTTTTCAgacagtaaacattaaaaattaagaacttcataatgttagaaaaatacatttttactgggtTGCATTAGATAGTGCATGTGTTGTTACCAATGAATGTACAATTGGTGAACAATTATTAAGATGAATCTCTTTCATCTAAGGTGTTCAGGTAAAGCCTCAGATGGTGGATGTGGGGACTCAAACCGAAAGGTTTGAGCATCGCAGATCAACTCCACTGTCCAGTCCTGAACAAAGTGATGATGAATGATCATTTTCTGATATTGTCAACCATTCTGGTGATATGTCATGGAGTCCAGGGGAGGAGATGTTGAGAGAGTCCTCTGAGGAGGAACCAGAAGAGCTGGAATCTCTCAGTGACCCAAAGTAAAAACCTTTTTATAAATGGAAACTGTTTCTGATGTCATAGTCAGAATTAATGagtgttttccttttcttgttttcagtgcTGTTGACAAGTTCATTGTTTGCCAGAGGCAGTTGCTGTCCTTGTTCACAGTTTGCCCTGCATGCTGTGGGGAAACCCAGGGACGCATAATGCACCCGGAAGGAACTTTCATAAAAGTCAAGCAGGTAATGTCTTAATTGTCAACTGTCTATGAGGAGCTGAATTATAGTctgtgaatgtacagtatgtatattcaTTATTTGTGTCTTAACTATACAGGTTTTTTACTGGCTCATCTTAAAGCTGCTTGAGTATTGAATCTTCTATCATCTTTCAGGCCTGCGGAACTTGTGGCTATGAGCGTTACTGGCAAAACCAAGAGAAGGTGCATCGAAACATGCCTGCCTGCAACCTTTTACTCAGCGGTGCCATCCACTTCTCAGGTTGCATGGCTACTCAGACAATCAGGATGCTGAAGCTGTTTGGACTGCAGTGCATAAGTCCCGGCACTTTTTTCCGCCATCAGCGCTATTACACTATCCCTACCATCGTGCAGGCCTGGAGGAATGAGCAGAGTGGGATCATCAGGGAGTTGAAGGAGACTGGGGGTGGATTGATCCTGTCTGGTGACTGCAGGTAGAATGGTCCAGCTCACGTCACTGATGTAGAACAggtcaatgtgtttttgcattaacctataaatgtaactgtttttgacGTTCTTAGATCAGATTCTCCTGGACACTGTGCCAAGTATGGTAGCTACTCCTTGATTGAGGATCGAATTAACAAAGTTTTGGATGTTCAGCTTGTCCAAGTAAGTTGATGTCACACAGAAATCTTgtgtctgatttagttactgATATTACAGTTACTGTTCAGTAATAATCAGTTGGTTTTACAGAGCTCAGAAGTCCCAAGCAGCTCTTGGTGTGAGCTAGAGGGTCTAAAGCGGAGTATGCAGTTCCTGATGGACCAAGACATGCAAGTGTCTGCTCTGATAACAGACAGAAATCGGCAGGTAATGATGCTAGGAGAGATCTAAAGCTGAACAGCATTGACAGGCACAGTATCACTCAAAATCAATTCTATAAAATCAATTTGTGTTTTAGGTGGCCAAGTGGGTACGTGAGAAAATGTGTTCAGAAGGAACAAAGCATTTCTTTGACGTCTGGCATATTGGGAAAAGTATGTATTGTGATGCTGGTAGTTCTATATAACAGACTTGTTTTTGTAGTTAAATTCACTTTCCTAATAATTAATTTGCTCTGCTCTGTTTGTCTGCTCTGGAACAGGTGTACAGAAAGCACTGGATGCTGCTGCAAAAGAGAGGGACTGTGAGGATCTGAAGCTGTGGAGGCCTGCCATTATCAACCATCTCTACTGGACCGCAGCTTCCACCCCTACAGGAGATCCAGATGAGATGCAGGCAAAATGGCAGAGTATGATAAATCATGTACAGGACATACATGAACACAGCTCTCCAGCATTTCCCAGCTGCGCACATCCACCGTTGGAAGGAGAGGCAAGAAACAAGGAGTGGCTGGAACCAGGTACAACATAATAGCCTATGTTAAAAGATGTCAAATGTTTTGAGGCTAAACTTTTTTCAGTGCTTGTaaattttagtttggttttatcaatacgtaaccccatgtgtactaataattacttgtgttatgaaatgcgagagattatatgacagaatacgttttattcaggatcaccagcagccactaaactggagagtgtagctGCCAGGAAAGCACTGGTAAAGGATATTCGACAATTGTCACCTCAGCATCAGACATTCTCCCTGGAGGCCTACCATTCCCTTATTCTGCACTTTGCTCCCAAACACACtggcttttcttttcttgggatgtacagcaggtagtgttatcacttaaaaatatcgatactaataaaattagttttttttttttttttcaatttcaggaaattatgacagaatgaatatggctaaaaactaatgcagtcttgtatagcagacgaaaatgttatagattgataacagcattacatattgtttgcaaaaaaataattgcaaagatgAGTCATTGTCTTATACCCATTTGAactgaaaacattaatgtcatatttctgttgcatttcactgcattgggttagctttGGAGACCTAATGTTTTATCTACTTATCTCGTACAGACTTCTCTTGGCAGCCCTACATTTCAATAGTAATGGCAACAGAGATGTAGCGCGTACTAGTGAGGGTGAGGTACGCTACGCTGTTCGCTACCCACGGTTTCGGAAAGGTGGCTGGGTAGTCCACCCCATCAAGGAGAAACCATCTTACGGTTAGTAGTTTCACTTagtttttcaatatcttttttgtgtgaatcTATCTTTATGCGAGTCATCCATGTtactaaatgttttctaaacatttctctCCTCAAGGATACGCAACAAATCTTATGGTCTCTCTGGTAGAGGAATACTGCAAGTCACCACAGGCCCTACAAGAAAGCAGTGCCGTCTTGTCCTCTGCTGCACCGCCCCCCCTCACCTCTTCCGTCCAGAA
Coding sequences within it:
- the LOC132097050 gene encoding uncharacterized protein LOC132097050 — its product is MSWSPGEEMLRESSEEEPEELESLSDPNAVDKFIVCQRQLLSLFTVCPACCGETQGRIMHPEGTFIKVKQACGTCGYERYWQNQEKVHRNMPACNLLLSGAIHFSGCMATQTIRMLKLFGLQCISPGTFFRHQRYYTIPTIVQAWRNEQSGIIRELKETGGGLILSGDCRSDSPGHCAKYGSYSLIEDRINKVLDVQLVQSSEVPSSSWCELEGLKRSMQFLMDQDMQVSALITDRNRQVAKWVREKMCSEGTKHFFDVWHIGKSVQKALDAAAKERDCEDLKLWRPAIINHLYWTAASTPTGDPDEMQAKWQSMINHVQDIHEHSSPAFPSCAHPPLEGEARNKEWLEPGSPAATKLESVAARKALVKDIRQLSPQHQTFSLEAYHSLILHFAPKHTGFSFLGMYSRLLLAALHFNSNGNRDVARTSEGEVRYAVRYPRFRKGGWVVHPIKEKPSYGYATNLMVSLVEEYCKSPQALQESSAVLSSAAPPPLTSSVQKVAKDEAVSLHLARHSRFNM